Below is a window of Caldicellulosiruptoraceae bacterium PP1 DNA.
TTCTTCAATGGGTATTGGTGCACTTCTTGGTGCACTTTTTGTTGCCACTACAAGCAGAAGAGGACCTACTTTAAAAAGACTGTACTTTTCATTAGTGGTTTCGTCTGGAATGCTTATTTTAATTGGATTTAATAAAAATTATAATTTGTCTTCGCTAATGTTTGCCTTAGTAGGATTTTTTATGATTTTATTTACAACAACAGCAAATTCAACATTACAACTTTCTTCCGCAGATGAGTATAGAGGCAGGATCATGAGCTTATATACCTTAGTTTTTGCTGGTACAACTCCAATAGGAAGTCTAATTTCAGGCTCATTTGCACAAATTTTTAAGGCAAATGGTGCGTTTATTGCATGTGGAGTTGCTTGCATAGTATCGTATGTAATAGAATATTTAATCTTATTCTTTACTAAAAAACACAATCACAATTATTAGTGTTTATAATAGTTTTGAACATACAATATAACTCTTACCATAATAAGTGAGGCTATCTATTGTTTTATTGGAAAGTTCCTCTTTTATTTATCTATTTTACTCTTGACTTTATCCAATGCTATTAATTCATCATTCTCAATAGGGGGGCTACCTTGGTGTTCTTTACATTGGGATATTTTTTGACTATCGTTACTGTTGTGATTATGATTGTGCCCACTTTTGCTCATATTCGCTTTATGCATAAAAAGATGCATTATAACGCAGCCCCCCATTGCAAGCAATAATAATAAAGTATCTTTGCTCATCTTATCTCTCCTTTCATCAATAATTTCATTTAATAATTACAAATTTACTGTTCAGGCTTATAAGACCGTATAAAATTCCCCCTGCAAGCATAGCAAAAGTAAATCCAAGTTCCATTGATAGCATAATTGATAAAACTGACCCCACAACTGACATTACACCATTAAGTCCCCACATCACAGCAATTACATTGCTTTTCTTTTTATATTCACTTAACATCTTAATACCTCTTGGGAATGGCATTCCCATAAAAAAGCCTTGAATCATAACTAAAATTGCTGAAATAAGTATTTTATTAGTCAAGCTAAAATCAGAGGTTATTTTGAATATTAAATTAAGCAAGCTTAGCAATACTATATTTATTACCATAACCAAAAAAGCAGGCAAATATATCTTCTTAGACAAATTATTAAATACTCCTGAATTGCTAAAATATGCCCCTATACCACTGCCAATCAAAAGTCCAGCAAGTATATAATTAAAAGCAAGTATCGGATGCCCTAAGTACAGGATAAATTTTTGAATAAGCGGAATTTCAATTAACATATAACCTATTCCTAATCCACTAAAATATAAAGATGGTTTGAAAATGTTTTCTTTAGATATTATTGGTGTAAACAATATTAAACTCCCAAAAAGCACAATAAGAAGAACTATTATCAACACAGGTGAAATTCCTTTACTGAAGTCATAAAAATATGGTTTGTCGTCAGTCGCAGGTGTTGTATCAATCAAAAATCCTTCTTCAAATTGTTTCAAACTTAGGTGTCCTTTGTTTATATGGTAGAGCGGGCCTTTATCTATAACATTTGGAATATAAAGTGGAATAATTTTTCCCTTCGCTGCTGTTTCTTTTAATTTCTTGCTCTCAGAATACGAAAAAGGTATGTTTTTTACAACAACTAATGGATAGTGAATATGTTCGCTGCCATGCATAGGTTCTACTTTTTCGGCAAAAATGGCTACGTATTTTGAAACATCCTTAACTGCTATACCATTTTTATTTAATGTACGAAGAATAGTTACTATCAATTTGGTCATATCCTCTTCATCATGAGTTAAAAAAGCAATTTTACCGTTTCTTGTTAGATGTTTCATATAATCTTCAAGAGCTTCAATTGTAAACAAATAGTTTTCTGAAAGTGCGTATCCTATATTTTGTGATGCATTTGTCATAACCAATGATAAAAATATGACATCGTATTTATCCTTAGATTTCCTTATAAAGTTTCTGCCATCTTCTCCAAAAATTTTTACTTCTGGTCTGTTGTAAATATCTCCATTAAATTCTTTAAAGTGTTTTACTGC
It encodes the following:
- a CDS encoding DUF2933 domain-containing protein; the encoded protein is MSKDTLLLLLAMGGCVIMHLFMHKANMSKSGHNHNHNSNDSQKISQCKEHQGSPPIENDELIALDKVKSKIDK
- a CDS encoding spermine synthase yields the protein MILFSISLVSVSLFIYQIILNRIYSALFWYHYTFLITSFAVLGLGIGGIIAYNQHQKKGDFNIRSLYKILFILSISYIFSLGIIYTLPFQNNLLIYLALATLPFIIGGYFFSTVFEEFGAISDKLYFADLIGSGFGSIIVFLSLNNLGIYRSVILICIISVIASLLLAIQYKKKMLVSIVVLTLFLIGLFIPNKYVYSIEQNFIGFITNKTKTLGNIAKPNQKAEIVYTKWNAFSRTDVVKIEGNNDEMIVTIDGTANAPMYRFDGKKSSLNKYKDNIEYLPFSFGNNYKTLIVGPGGGRDILYALAGNSRNITGVEINTSSIEAVKHFKEFNGDIYNRPEVKIFGEDGRNFIRKSKDKYDVIFLSLVMTNASQNIGYALSENYLFTIEALEDYMKHLTRNGKIAFLTHDEEDMTKLIVTILRTLNKNGIAVKDVSKYVAIFAEKVEPMHGSEHIHYPLVVVKNIPFSYSESKKLKETAAKGKIIPLYIPNVIDKGPLYHINKGHLSLKQFEEGFLIDTTPATDDKPYFYDFSKGISPVLIIVLLIVLFGSLILFTPIISKENIFKPSLYFSGLGIGYMLIEIPLIQKFILYLGHPILAFNYILAGLLIGSGIGAYFSNSGVFNNLSKKIYLPAFLVMVINIVLLSLLNLIFKITSDFSLTNKILISAILVMIQGFFMGMPFPRGIKMLSEYKKKSNVIAVMWGLNGVMSVVGSVLSIMLSMELGFTFAMLAGGILYGLISLNSKFVIIK